caattccggatgcgtctcttgcgatccgaagaatagtttatacatctccatgggagtcaaacccatgaagtgttgaagagctcgcggcccctccggattaaattcccacagacggagggggcgacgtttgcagggcagtaggcgccggatcaacatgacctgcaccattgcgaccagattgatctccctttcttggaggactcgaatccggtcctgcaacagggggacgtctttgggcggcccccagtcacgccccttgttgacccatgacgtcagctgctgtggagggcccgagcgaaagacgggcggcggcttctgcctgctgccccggggagcggtgatataaaaccactcctgttgccacaagccgagctcctcttggaaagagcccttgggccatggagcttcggccctcttgcttataaccaccccgccgcactctgcctgacgcccctcaatcatcttcggctccacgttgaaggttttgagccataagccgaagtgaggggtagtgcggaggaaggcttcacagaaggtacctgaattcggagccctgggtattggaactcagggagaggggcggattcaatagaggattgaataaaaagaacgggccttggtctcattataaagaggaagaataccaagagccgtccccgtgaccgtttggaacccgccttcgatggagggggcgtggcaatgggcgcggttgggttacccatgtccgtattgatgggaatcccggaataaggggaacactatctctgcttcgacaagacgtgccaaggaaaccgcctcgctaaatgtgctgaggtggaacaataaaaacaattcgagtaaaggcttggaagtggtgtgacgtcacgccgcagaatacgtcagcagattgatctggtgtaatattattctctctacggtggtatgtggaatttatttttgcagagccggacactatcctggtgttcacgatcttctataaattatttggaggaggaacccgccttgcaatgccgaagacaatatgcgcgccggactcgtcgtcattgaagcctagttcaggggctactgagggagtcccggactagggggtgtccggatagccgaactaccatcatcggccggactccaagactatgaagatacaagattgaagacttcgtcccgtgtccggatgggactttccttggcgtggaaggcaagcttggcgatacagatatgtagatctcctaccattgtaaccgactctgtgtaaccctagccctctccggtgtctatataaaccgaatggctttagtccataggacgaacaataaccataccataggctagcttctagggtttagcctccttgatctcgtggtagatctactcttgtaacccacatcatcaatattaatcaagcaggacgtagggttttacctccatcaagagggcccgaacctgggtaaaaacatcgtgtccctcgtctcctgttaccatccgcctagacgcacagttcgggaacccctacccgagatccgccggttttgacaccaacactcttCATGTGCCTCCGCACATGTGATGGTCGGCTTTTCTCACTCATTGTCAACCTGTCAAATAATAGCCAGAGCCTCCACGTTGTCTTTATCATCCCCAGGACACCTCGTGAGAGCCCCTCCACTTCGTAACTCTTCTCCTTTGGCAAGAAACTCTTATTTGTAGTAGTCTTGAACTTGTCCGGATGTTTTGGGTTCCTTTTCAGTTCAATCTAAAAAACAGTTTGTTTGCTGAAACTTTTGCTGCTAATCTATTTCAGCTAGGAATCAGAACTGTCGTACGATTATAGACATCAGTAAAAGTTGCCGAATCAAATCAGTAGGTGTTTAACAGGCACGACATTATGCTAAAAGGTTGTTTGAAGCTAGTTTGTTGGGGTCAAAATCATTTCATAAATGTAAAATCCACACTGAACCTTGACATGGAAATTACTGGTTTTGATGCCACTGTGCTTCGGTTCAAATGATTCAGTTCAAACAATAGTATTTCGACAAAAACAGAGTACTCGTACTGATCTATTTtgtgtgtttgtactgagctattttcaCATATTGGATTTTACTCTGTTTTTTCGATATGGTTTTCGTCGTAGCTTTTTAAACCATTTGACCTTAGCTCTGAACTTTTTAACTTATAGTAGCCCATTCGAACTTATGGCGTCACCGCATCCGAACTCGCAACCGGGGAAGAGTAATTTTGGAATACAGTTACACCATTCGTGTTATTTTTCCGTCAGAAAAAATAGAGCAGTCGTACTGATCTATATGTGTGTTTGTACTGAGGTATTTTTCAATCTGATAGGTTGAGCAATTGAACTTTATTAAAATGATACTTTTAGGTTTTAATTTAAAATGTGTTTCTACGTGTCATCATCATCGAAGTTGCTTTTGGTATATATAGTTGAATTGGATGAATGTTTTCCCCAAGAAATATTTTGTGTTTCTTTTTCTTAGAATTTTCTTGAATTCAATAGACGCATTAACCTCGTTTAATTTTTTGAACTTATATGCTAGTAATACATGAACGGACCAGATTTTCTTAACCTTGTTGGATGAGCACTTGAACTTGACTCTAGAATtattattttttgaacttctttgcatTTTCACGGAActgatttttttgaacttatatgcTAGTAATACATGTACTTTTCACAACTCATATAAAGAGTAGAAAACGTGGAGAAATTTTTTCATCTCACAAAGTATGAGACAAGTCGCAAAAAAAATAACGTTCAGCTAGAGAATATGAGCACAGGAATATCAAATGTTTGAAGTTTCTCGATGACATCCATTGAACTTAAAACATTTTTTAGCAAATGACTGCAAGAGTGAAGGATGTCTTTTTCCATATTTTTACAAATGGATCACGCTTGCTTTACAAAGTACAAGAAAGATCCCTGTAAAAACGTACAAGATTTGTGAACACAAGATCGCACAGAAGCTGTACTGACCCACAGAGGAAGTTTTGCTACttgtaagaaaaacaaaaatgAACTCTAACTTGGAGAATCAACATATGTTTCTTTCCGTTGATTACATTCATTTCATGTATGTACAGAAGAAACAAAATTACAACTCCACCATTGACTAGTCAATGGCTGAATAGCCAAACTTCACAGAATGACATTTTTCAAACTTAGCCGAGGAATCATTTTCTCAAATTCATGTTTGAACTACATTTGGAATTTTTCAACCTCCTCTCTGGGAGGTGTTGACTGATTTCCTCAGGGTGATGAGCTTCTGAAGATAGTGGTGCAATCGCTCGATGACAAATGCGATGAATACTCTGTATCCTGCAAGGAGCGATAAGTTGTTAGAAATGTTTTGCTTCGAACTTGAATAAAATATAGGAACTATGCTGAGTTTATTTTCAGATTTCTGCTAGCATGCATCAAGACATTTTATATATGATTTTTACAATAAAACATATACTAATTTTTATGccaagtaacttcaaacaaaacagAAGTGGAGCTTCATTTACAAGAATAGAATAGAGCATATGGTAGTTTCGATCCATACAAGGTTTTCCTAAATGCTTATTAAGGCATAATAGAAACACCTATTGTACTATAGGAACAACTGTAAACAAAGGGGAAATTGGACATAATATCATTAAGTAGGTGAACTGAAAAACACACAAAACATGTACTGAAAAAAACACAATGTCCTGAGCGCTGCATCGTCGAACGGCCTCCTGTGGTAGAGGTGGATGGCATGATCGCTGCTTCGTCGCACggcctcgctcggcggaggtcaacGGCTTGAGGTTGTAAGGATGAACGGCCTCCTTTTTGTATTTTTTTCTCTGAACTTATAGTATCTCCaaaccttccctggaccctgcgcaagcgggagctacatgcaccaggttgccctttttataGTATCTCCAAACCTGAGTTGATTGTGTTACAAGTACACGAACAGCTCTGACGAGCTGATGATAAGTACATGTAAAAAGACGACCATGTTCATGTattaacccgagattaagaaaaaaaacttCTAAAAGTTTCACTGTTTTTGCCATAACTATAGTCATCTTACCTACCATTCAGTTTTTTGCTATAACAAAATTCGCACGCAACGAATTGAAGCATTCAGCAGATTGCAAGAAAATATTTTTTACCTCTAAATCTTCCAACTACCAGTCTATCATAAACATCACTACAAACCTATCTTCACTTTTTCTAGGCACTATCTGGGCATTTAATACTGAACTTAACTAAACTAAAAATAAGAATTGAATTGAACTAAAATTGGAATTTGAACTGAAGTAAAACTAGGAATTGGACTGAACTAAAATTACAATTTGGACCGAACTAAATTGATATTTTGTAGTTGTTGTATGCATTTTTAAACTGTGCATTTGTTGGTTTTTAAATCCACTCATGGAAATTGTAGTGGATTAAAACCAAATTTTGACAAGCAAATAAGAAGGAGAGTCCAACAGAAAAGGCACATCTATACAATAAAATGATCATGAGGGTATAAGTGAATAGTTGGATGGATTTCTATTCATCATGGTGGTTCTAGACCAGCTTGGGGGCACCATCGAGGCAAGCCATGGGGGCTGGCTGGGGGAGGTCACAACGCTGGTGAGAGCTTTCAATTGAACTTTCAACACTTTGTCTTTTGAACTTATATGAACTGATTAGTTCTTTGTTTAAAAAATGTAAATACAATGTTCCTAATCTGCAACAGAACATTTTTTTGGGGCAAGTGAAAACAATGAGACACCGAACCCTCTCTCTAACACAGAGAGAACTGATGGTAGAATACAAAGTGAGTTGCTAATAATGTTTTTGATTTTGTCCTATAGAAAACATGTTCTTTTCTTCTTATGATATATACAATTGAACTATGTATCCAACACGATCAAACTATTCCCATGTTTCTCTATGGATTGAGGAAAGAATACATAGTGAAATAACATTTACCAGTACTAGTCTTGGGAAAACAAGAGCTCAAATGCCAACCAAGGAGTTTCTGTGTTAGGTTTGAACTGATGACCTACCTGTAAGTAAACCAAGGATCTCATGATGTTTTATTCTGTGCATCATGCCCGGATGTACATAATAGAGCAGTACAACACCTTAGCTTCATTTTAACAAAAGACAAACATGAAAAGAAAACAAGTTAAGTTGTTGTAAGCATTTCAGTAAACACCAAGAGGGCAACAAAATAACAACAATAGAAACAGTGGTTTTTCTTTCGTTTTTGTTCTACAACTtctctgaaatcaaaaccctctcCATGTTCATTTTGGATCAATTTTTCCTGAACTCCCAGATTCCAGAGCTACCCGATGTTCTGGGTTCTTTTATGAACCTTTTTATTATCTTTTTTTTGAACTTGAAACGAATATACACAATAAACAAATGTACTACACAAGAATGTACATCTACGGAAGAATATGGTACATGAAAAGAGGAAGGGGGAAGGCTAGACCTCGTCGCTGCGTCACTGGACGGCCTCGGCTGTCGGCAGTGAACGGACTGTGGTACTGGAGGTGAACGGCCTGGCCGCTGCGGGAATGGGGGATGGGGCACGGCCAGCAGCAGCAGGAGGCGGCGACCTGCAGAAGGAAGAGGCTGCGACCTGACGACCAAGCGATACAAATGAGAAAAGAAATAAACCCTGGCTCGTCACCGTCGAACTGAACTCCGCGTGCCCTGTTGAACTGCTGAAATATTTTAGTACAGGTTAGATACATTGCCAAACTAGTACCTGAAAATCTCATCCCCAAATATGCATGTCAATCTTCACAGTTGGAAGTAATCTGAGCTATCTCAAAAGATCGAACTGAAACATACATGCAAGAACGAAACCGGTACAAGCAATACAAACAATCAATATGAGGAGGAATGTCTAGATGAATAAGAACAGAGCATCAAGAAGATTCATCAAATTCATACCAAAAATATGAGGAGGGGTCACGGTACGCCAACCAATAGGCTATGCGGGAGGAGGACACGGCCTACAGCGGGAGGAGGGCGCGACCTGCAGTTTCAGTGGTATATGCCTAACAATAATTGGAAGGTAGATGATGAGCCAGTGTCAGCCTCCAAGGCCAACAACCTTCTTGACAACACACTGTAGACCAACCAACATGGACTTTGTTGGGTTTAGTTTTTTTATTCATGCACTGTTAGGCGTGCCCATTTTGAACTTACAAAGTTTTCTATACCCATCTAAACCTACAAAGTTTTCCTATAGCCATTTTGAACTTACAAAGTTTCTCTCGATGAACTTTCATGTGGTCTGTTTACAAGGAACTTTCATAAGGGAACTTCTCGCGCAATTGCACATATACTGGTTATATTTTCTCTGAAGCCAGAATGGTTTTCATATGTTTCATACACTATGTGATGAATATAAATAGCGGGTGAGCACCAAGACAACTTCAACATGGGATCCCTTTCCCCAAGAGGAAGCAATAGGATTATTGCTTAGAAAATAAGCAAGTGCAAGTACGAGGAGAGTAGCAAGAGTTGTACTTTTGGTGTAAGCATGAGCAGGGCTTGCGCGGAGGCCGCGTGAGGAACCGGTTGAGGACGACCACGCTCGTGTTTGTGCTACTGCCGTTGTGGCAAAAAGGGCAACGACCTGTGTTGGTTGCACGAGCTGGACTAAACACCTAGGCATCACATCAAAGTAATTAGCAAGATTAACCACTACTTTTTACAAGAATTAGTCAGCAATTAAAAGGGTGAGAAATAAGAGTTCTAGTAATTATAATTTCCAAACACTAGTAGCAACCACTGTTTTGGTTTAGTTTCCTATATATAAATAAAATCAACAATACTCTCTttatggaggagagagagagagagagcatagtcCTAGCAATCATACTGCTGCTTCGCTAATAGAACTGATGGCGATCGGTGTAAGTGGCAATCTGATCTCTTCATGGTGCTGGGTCCATCTGATCCAGCGACCATATGTTGTCACTCATCAGTACTAATATTCAGTAACAACCTGTACAGGTCCTAGAACCCCACATCTAATTCATTATCCAACAAATGTGCTCGCCTAATGACTTGTTTATTATCACTAACACTGAGCCGGACAAATCTCGCCGATCCATCTATGACGGCCTACGAGAGAAAGGTTCTGCCTTTCTTCCCAAAGGTCTAAATCAAGAGCACCCGTACTTCAATTCAAAATAAAATGGCAGTTCGAAAGGAGGCATGGAGATCTTTGCAGTCGGGAGCTGGAGAGGAGAAATAGTGAGCAGGGTGTACCTCACGATGGCTACTAGAAAGGGGTGTTGCGAAGGTGAACGGCCTCGGGCGGTGGCTTTGGACCGCTGGACGGACCGGTGACGGACTTCCCACCGGGGACGAGGCGGAGTGGCGCCTGGAGCGTCGCCGAGGGAAGCCAGAAGGAGGCGGAGGGTCGCCTGAACCTCCTAGCATTTATTTTGTAAACTTTTCTCAAGGtacacataacaacaacaacaacaacaacaacaacaaagcctcccaaacaagttggggtaggctagaggtgaaacccataagatctcgcaaccaactcatggctctggcacatggatagtaagcttccacgcacccctgtccatagctagctctttgtcaatactccaatccttcaggtctctcttaacggaacaTGCATGGCAGGCTCCATGGGATTCGATCCCAGGACCTCCTGCTGTTTGTGCGCTGAGATGAACAGTGGGCTACTGACTGGATTGTGTACACATGTTTCCCTAAATTTGCAATCGGATTTTCTTCTTTATTTTGCAGATAACTTGCACATATAGATCTTCTTTACAAAATTATATAAATCATGGCAGCATTATCATGCTGAGATGAGTTATCTAATAGATCATGGCAGCATTATCATGTATTTATGAGACTACAATATCTAACCATCAAGCCTGAGCATTATCATGCGCATTGTCTTGTACTACAATATCATGTAATACTACATTTTTCATCAACTCGATATTCATCAGTACTAGTATGACTGGACAATAAGTTGAGATTAGTAGCAGCACGCGCAAGATGTGCACTCCTGAAAATAAAGTGTATGAACTTTCTTAGTGACTGTAATTGAACTTTCAAGCACATTTTTCTGTAAAATTTACTTTTTTTAACCGGATTGAACTCTATTTTGTAGGCGAACCTTCGCTGTAGATGCACACGAACTTAattttgtgtttgcacctggactaCAAACATGAATAAGCTATGATGACAGAAGAGTTGTATAAACTCCACAAATAACAAGAATCTTTTCTGTCAAATGGATCATACAAAATATTAACCAAAAATCATTTTGTATACACATTATCCTGATATCCCATAAGCCATTTTTTGTACAACATCATTATCCGGCATAACCATAACCACAAGCACAGAATAAATTTGACTTACCAACGGGAAGTACATGTACTGAAAAGCATCCAGAAGACGAACTTGTGAATCTTGCTTTTTTGCTGCATCCTGCAAAAAATAGTAAGTTGAATTATTAGTAGTGATCCATCGATAATAGTTCAATCCCACCTTATGCTTGAGCACGCTAGAATTGACAACAAACCAATGTTCAATCAAAAGTTCAACCAGGCCGAAACTTGAAACAGGCCAAACCAGTAGTTGATAGGCAACACTACATTGTTCTCTAACACTCACAGGGAGAAGAAATTAGACATCATCGACAGCAAAACAGGACACTAGTGAgccgtgaaagaaaaaaaatcatccAGAAAATGACTGTTCTCCTAGGTCGAAATCAGGTGTACGTGTTTTCAAAATATAAGAGAGGCTGAACTGACTTTTTAAGTACGGTGGAACTGAAGCAACTAATTTTCAGAAATAGGAGGTGGATTGAACTGAAAGTGTTGGTGAGGGCGTTCGAGGACGGGTGGACGCGGTGGTGGGGCGCAGGCCGCTTTTTGTACTGAGG
Above is a window of Triticum dicoccoides isolate Atlit2015 ecotype Zavitan chromosome 5B, WEW_v2.0, whole genome shotgun sequence DNA encoding:
- the LOC119307585 gene encoding uncharacterized protein LOC119307585; protein product: MDSTVPSPAPWRGGGRVHLCKFRIGKQDAAKKQDSQVRLLDAFQYMYFPLEVQATLRLLLASLGDAPGATPPRPRWEVRHRSVQRSKATARGRSPSQHPFLVAIVRCLVQLVQPTQVVALFATTAVAQTRAWSSSTGSSRGLRASPAHAYTKSTTLATLLVLALAYFLSNNPIASSWGKGSHVEVVLVLTRYLYSSHSV